The Homo sapiens chromosome 16, GRCh38.p14 Primary Assembly genome includes the window ctcaggaggctgaggcaggagaatcacttgaacctgagaggcagaggttgcaacgagccaaggtcgcaccattgTACGCCatcctgggagacaaagtgagaccccacctcaaaaaaagaaaaaatggatcaGTCTCATTCTTACCATTATACTTGAAATTTCCTCCAGTAATGCTCTCCCTTCTACTCCTCACGATTCCCTCACATCTCAGCCACAATGTCATCatctcagagaagccttccctaaCCACCTGGTGTAACACAGCACACCTCATTACTGTATTCTCttatccagtttcatttttctttataccaGTTATAGTTatctaaaattatattgtttggggaggctgaggcaggacaatggcgtgaacccaggaggcagagcttgcagtgagcctagatcgcgccactccagactgggtgacagagcgagactccgtctcaagaaaaacaactacaacaacaacaacaaaaattatattgtttGTCTCTATGAACAAATTATATTGTTTGTGGGTGCCTTGAGGGGAGGAGTTTCTCATTCACCAATATATCCCAAGCAACCAGCACAGTGGCTGGTATGTAAGAAGTGCtcaataggccgggtgcggtggcttatgtctgtaatcccagcactttggtgggtggatcgcctgaggttacgagttcgagaccagcctgaccgatatggtgaatcccatctctactaaaaatacaaaaattagccgggtgtgggggtgtgcccctgtagtcccggctactcaggaggctgaggcaggagaatcgcttgaactcggaaggcggaggctgcagtgagccgagatcgtgccactgcactctagcctgggcaacaggagagaaaactctgtgtcaaacaaaaaaaaaaagtgcccaataaatacttgttgaataaatgaatgaatggatgagtggatagatggaGCAGCATCTTCTTAGTTATTTTGTCCCTCTCCTAACActctctaaaacacacacacacacacggaaacaCTCACTGGGCTCTAcatttttttagcttttctttttttctttcttttttgagacagggtctcgttgtGTCACCCAGTCACCCAGActgctgaaatgcagtggtatgatcatagcttactgcagccttcaactcctggctttaagcgaTCCTCacgcctcagccccccagatggctaggactataggtgcaccccaccatacctaactaattatttttatttttgtagagacaggatctcactactTGCCCaagctcgtcttgaactcctggcttcaagcaattctcccatcttggcctcccaaagtattgggattacagatgtgagccactgtggccggccAGGCTCTgcgtttcttttttaaatttttatttatttgggaggctgaggcagatgggtcacttgagcccaggagttcaagaccagcctggacaacacggcaagaccccatcttttttttttttttttttgagatggagtgtcgctctgtcgcctaggctggagtgcagtggcgtgatcttggcttactgcaagctccgcctcccgggttcatgccattctcctgcctcagcctctcaagtagctgagactacaggtgcctgccaccacaactgactaattttttgtatttttaggagagacggggtttcactgtgttagtcaggatggtcttgatctcctgaccttgtgatccgcccgcctctgcctcccaaagtgttgggattacaggtgtgagccacagcgcctggcctttttttttttatttttttttagacagagtttcactcttgttgcccagattggagtgcagtggcatgatctcggctcactgcaacctttgcctcccaggttcaagtgattctcctgcctgaggttcctgagtagctgggattacaagtgcccaccaccatgaccagttaagtttttgtatttttttttttgttttgatacggATGTCgcccaggctttagtgcagtggcactatctcggctcaccacaagctctgcctcccgggttcatgccattctcctgcctcagcctcccgagtagctgggactacaggcacccgccaccacgcctggctaattttttgtattttttagtagagatggggtttcaccatgttaggatggtcgcaatctcctgacctcgtgatccgcccacctcggcctcccaaagtgctgggattacaggcgtgagccaccacgcctggccaattttttgtatttttagtaagatggggtttcattgtgctggccaggctggtctcaaacttctgaccttaggtgatccactgcctcagcgtcccaaagtgcagggattacaggactgagccactgtgcctggccgagaccccatctaagagagagagagaaaagaggaagaagaaggaggagaaggagaaggagaagaagaagaaagaaggaagaaggaagaagaataagaagaggaggaagaaagaggctgggtatggtggctcatgcctataatcccagaactttgggaggccaacgcgggcagatcttgaggtcaggagatcaagaccatcctggccaacatggtgaaaccccgtctctgctaaaaatacaaaaattggctgggtgtggtggcgggcgcctgtagtcccagctaccagggaggctgaggcaggagaatggcgtgaacccaggaggtggagcttgcagggagccgagatagtgccactgcacgccagcctgggtgacagagtgagactccgtcaaaaaagaaaaaaaaaaaagatgatcaagTCAAATACtgttatggaaaaataatttttttaatttttttttaaattgagcagTAGGGACCTCACTGGGGCCATAATGGGCAGGAAATAAAGTAACATGTGAGCTTCAGGGGGATGTTGCTCAACTTCCTCCTTATTGTTCTTGCTGTAGGTGGCAGGTCTCCCCAGGTCTCTTTCTTCTACCTCCTGAGATGCCAAGCAGGAGGCTTTCTCCTGCTGTGACTAGCCATGGGCTGCTGCTTCCAGTTTCAGCAAGTCCTGGCCCTCCTGGTTTGTGCTGGTAGTTGCTGGCAGTGACTCAAAGCAAAGACCCATCTGGTAGATCAAGCCCTTACTGGGCTATGCTGCACTCCCTCTCTGCACTTGACTCCTCGGCTAGCAGAGTGCAGACTATTTCTATCTTCTGCCCAAAAAGGGACTCTGGAGAGATGAGTAGAGGAACATCAGGTTTTCTTCCAGGCCGTCTTCAGCCTTGGGATGTTCAAAGCAACCTCTCATTTTAAACCACAGTTTCTGAGGCTCCTTGGCCATGGGTAGTTAGCATGGAAGGGGGCTTCTGGATGAGGAAGGCATAGGCAGAATGACTCAGGCTCTATCTGCAGTGGTGGGCAGGGGAGGTCACCGCAGAAGAGGCATTAGCTGTCTTAGACAGCTAAACATTTGTCCTTTCTCCCAAATGGCTCAGCCAGCAAGCTTCTGTGGGGTCAGTCTCCTGCCACGATGCTCCAAGCGCCGAATTTTGGGGCTAGAGCAACCCAGGTCTTTATCTGACTCTATCGTAGCTTGACGTCTCTTGGGAGCACGCCTGGGGGCTGGCTTCTCTGCTTCAGCCTTTGTTGGGGTGGCCAAAGGAGCATCCCCATGGACCCGGTAGCCACCAACCAGGCAGTACGTCTCCCCATGCCAGCCTACCTGAGTTTCTCCACACCCTCGGTAGAGAACATGGTAGTGCCCAGGTGTGGGAGGAGAAGTGGCAGGCACTGCAGCTGGAAAGAAAACCAGAATTAGTCACTTTTACCTTATACATTGTGCTGTTACAGCCTACCCTCTCTCGCGACTCTTCCTAAGAAGTCCTTTCATCTTCTTCGCATCCCAGACACAGCCTTGGCCTATCACCTCTATGTGTCCCTGAGACAGGATGCTGGCTGTGAAAGCAGTTATGTGGAGCCTGTGTCAGCAGCAGGAGACCAGGAGATCCTCCTCATCCCTTCCATGaccaaaaatacatttcttaaggtCTGTCACATCTCAGGCTttaatggaaattattttcaagttttgtAAAAAATGATCTACTATCAGCCAGGTGGGGTGGTTCacgcttataatctcagcactttgggaaactgaggagggaggatcacttgagcccaggagtaccagcctggccaacatggtgaaaccccatctctactaaaaatacaaaaaattagtcaggcatggtggcacgcacctgtagtcccagctgcttgggaggctgaggcaggagaatcgcttgaacctgggaggcggaggttgcagtgagccaagatcgcaccactgcattccagcctgggtgacagagcgagacactgtctcaaaaaagaaaaagaaaaagaaaaaaaggatctaatattgtgccactgcactccagcctgggtgacagagcgagactaaaataaaaagatctaATACAAAttggtgggccaggcacagtgcctcacgcccgtaatcctagcactt containing:
- the DPEP2NB gene encoding DPEP2 neighbor protein, whose amino-acid sequence is MTDRILYIVSNMSSVPWEGSAAAAVPATSPPTPGHYHVLYRGCGETQVGWHGETYCLVGGYRVHGDAPLATPTKAEAEKPAPRRAPKRRQATIESDKDLGCSSPKIRRLEHRGRRLTPQKLAG